A region from the Canis lupus dingo isolate Sandy chromosome 9, ASM325472v2, whole genome shotgun sequence genome encodes:
- the BBLN gene encoding bublin coiled-coil protein, which yields MSGPNGDLGLPVEAGAEGEDDGFGEAEYAAINSMLDQINSCLDHLEEKNDHLHARLQELLESNRQTRLEFQQQLGEAPPDASP from the exons ATGTCGGGCCCCAACGGGGACCTGGGCTTGCCGGTGGAGGCGGGCGCGGAAGGCGAGGACGACGGCTTCGGGGAAGCAG aATATGCTGCCATCAACTCCATGTTGGACCAGATCAACTCCTGTCTAGACCACCTAGAGGAGAAGAATGACCACCTCCATGCCCGCCTCCAGGAGCTGCTTGAGTCCAACCGGCAGACACGCCTTGAGTTCCAGCAGCAGCTTGGGGAGGCCCCTCCTGATGCCAGTCCTTAG